CTGTAAAAGAAAACACCAGCTACCGTAAACAATGTACCTTGTGTCCCTAATGGATGGTACACGTAACCATTCGTATTTTCGCAGAGAACGCGTAATGTGGTCCGGTATGCATTCAAACAATTTCACTACGCAGAGGCGCATGTGCAAAAACGACAAAGGTCTCAGTTTATATTCTTGTTGCACCTGCTGATGAATGCCGTCACTACACGCCGTTGCCACTCACTTTTTCACTCCAGCGTCACTGAGGGCGTCCAGAAGCATAAAAACGAAGGCTGGCCCTGAGCCGAAGCAATGGCACACATGGGAGAGTTGCTTCACAAAAACAGTCGAATCAAGCAATCGTCACTGTGTGAAAACAACAGCGTTACCGTCGTACCCGTGATCCTCGCGTTTGGTGGGATGTACAAACTGCCTAGCTCTCGAAAACGTTGTGCTGTTAACAAAACTCATCCATGCTGCTTTCTCGAATTGTTCAGCTTCTTTCATCTGTCCGTACCCCCGCTCAAGATAAAGTGTATCgcgtggatgcatgcaagccaCTCCACGAGAGAAGTTCCCTGTTCCACGAAGACGCGACGCGAGCCCATCTTACCCGATCCCGCAAGTGCTGCTGAGGCATCCATGTACCGCTCTTCGATGCGGTAACAAACGCCACAAGTAGTTAAAAGATTCATGATTGTATGGCCATCGTCGTGGGAGCAGTCGGGACCAAGGCAGAAGACACTCACTCCGTGCCCGGACTGGCAAGCGACATTGGGGAGGAGACGTGCAATGCGGCGATTTCCCTCAACTTTCTGTCcatgtttttccttttcctctgtaACGGTCTCCACCAGTTTTGACAGGGAAACGCCGATGCTGATTGAAATGATCAAATGGTGAGATCCATCGATTACCGGTGCGAAGCTCCGCACGAGGTCTAGAGCTTCCGTTGCAGTTACAGATATGAAGATGATGTCCATAGGGTCTAGCTGAAAAGGACGCCCAGGATATTTTAAAAGCGGCGAGATATATACAGAAAACACGAAATTGTTTCCGAGTCGGTACCACCGGCCCAGCTTCACAGAgcctcttctgcatctcaTGCACACTGTAGCCAGTGTTTACACGGCGTGGAGAGTATGTACCCGCGGAGCTACAGAACATGCACCCAATTTCGAGGTGGTGGGGCTTTCAACGTAGTTGGCAGACCAATGGAAGATCAGACAGACATAGAGAGATTAGTATTACCTCTTCTAGTGTGTGCACCGCGAGGTATCCATTTTCAATGGCATGGTTCCTCGCGGCTTCGTTCCGAACAAGCATAGTGATTTCCGACGGTAGCACACGCTTGGACGACGTGAAACCTTTGGCTAGGGCAAAAGCCATTGTGCCTGCCCCGATAAAAGCTGAAAAATAAAGGGAGAAGCACTATCAAGCCATAAAGCGACCCAGTCACCGCTCGCGACAAAATGAGTCACTCTTGAAGCTCGATATCGGATGGTGCTCTTGGCAAGTCTTGGCGTGGTATTGCAATTAACAGCGACGGGAGACCGCAGCTTCAAGTGTGAGAACAGTCAAGCGGCCACGCGCCGGTGCATGAAAAACTGCGGCTTAACCCCCCAATACCTGTCTTTGCACTCCCGGACCTCGCGGACGTTTCCTACCCGGAATGCATGTGCTTAAGAATGACATTTGAGCCGGGAGTAACGAACCCCCTGCGTCGAATCTTTTTCTCACCAATTTTTTTCCGTATCCGCTCCGTCATCCTGTTCTCGTCCTGCTGGCGGTGCTTGCTCGCCGCTGGAGCTAGTGCGCACCACAAAAGGCAAAAAAGGTAAGGCAAACACTGTGACGAGCGCGTCACGACCCTCGAAGCGTGCGAAGAGGGTTGAAATGGCAACGTGGTCGACGCCTACCGCAACATTtacgaggaggcgagggacAGCCTGGTTCTTTTTTGTATACAGCTTTTGACCCTACGACTGAACGATGACTAGGGGACCGGAATCTCCTCTCACCACGCAACCGCTTGGCGTTGCCCCAAAGATGCCGATTGACTGTCGTTCTCACATGAGAAATACACCAGCGAACTAGGGTAAGCATCAGTGATAGTGTTTGAGAAAGGATGGTGCCGCAACACATTTTGCTACTTCTCAAACAAGTGACTCTCAGCCAGCGCAATCGAGACGCACACCAACCGCCGCACACGAGACGAACCAAGTCTCACAGAAACCGCTGCGGCGGTCTACGAAAGTGGACTACGAGAGAGTGAGTTACTAATAAAACAGCGATGAGATGTTGAGGGACTCACAATACGCCATAAAGGTACTCTTATACAGTTTCGTTTGAGTAATACACAGCGGGTGACCAGCTCTTTCGCGGTAGGGACGTCCTTCATCGGCGAGGAATGACGACCCAAGCGCGGCAGTCTCATGCTACTGTTTCCCGAGGCTATTCACAGACATTCCCGCAAGTACACAGCATAGATTCAATGGACACAATCAAACGCCGTTTTACTTTTCGTTTAAGAACCTGAAATGTGGTTTCAACCTTAATCGCTagcgagaaaacgcactgTCGGAAGGCACCGCCTTCCTAAGTCTGATTGGCGGCGATTGAGAGGTCGACTCGACGCTATGCCAGAGGTCGGAATGGTCTGCACGCGAGAAGCTCATGCGCGTTCGTTACCTCTAGCAATAGTGAGCTTTCTTttcagacgagagaggatTGCCTTCATTGCCAGGTCCTTAACTAAACACTCGAGCAGTAGGAATCAATGGCTTCGTTGTAACTTTTCCGGACCGACCCGGCGGGAGTGGGCAAACAAATTCGTGCACGTCACACTGTTGGGAGACATATCAGCAGGCATGCAGATGATCAAGCGCGCGATTCCTTACCCTCCGGTTTCATCCAAAGAAAAATTCCAGCGGTTTATACGGTTGCCCTGGCAACAATTTTTCTCTGGGCACTTTCTACAGAATTTCGACAGACTCGCTTGCAGCCAACGTGACGGGAAGTTCCGTCGTCAAACGAATGTCGCATCCGAAAAATCATAGCTTGTCTCGATGTGTCTGACCTACCAGACGGTATCCTTTCCAGGACCAAGTGTACATTGTGGAATGCCCAACGTCATTTTTACGAGTTCTCAGAGAAACCCTTTCCTTCAGGTCAATGAAAGCGGCTGTGTTGGCAAACAAACCTATGCATTGAACGCAGAGTTTCTCTCAAGCCACGAGGAGGGTGATACAGGGGTTACCCACTACGACATCCGTTCCGAGAAAGGAGCGAGATTGCCGACGGTTATACGGGACAAACAACTAGATTGGGGGAAACTGCAAAGGGAATGATGTAGACAGGAGCCTTGATAATAAGCTCACCGTCAAGGCTCACGCGTGCGCTGGTCCTGTCAATGACGGATGTTTTCGATCGGCCCCCTGACGACTACAGCAAATCCAGAGGTATTCAAATTACCATGATACCCACGGAAAGAGAGGGTCGGCAGCCGGAAGAGGCTGACGGTAGACTGCCTGAGCAGCAtgcgcgctcttcttcgaagGTGCACGATGGAGGACACTGTACGGAGGCCGGTGACATGGTAGACTGGtcgagagaacaagcgatAGCAAATCAGAGGAATGATAAGCATGAAAATTTTCTGAGTTCCGGCGGGCGGGAAGACGCCCTTCCGTTCGCGTGCGAGGAAGACATGCCTGAAGGAGGCCTTCAAGCCCACGACGAAGCGGATAATCGAGCAACCGAAGCAAAACTGGgatcttctctgtcgtctttctcttctttagAGGAGGCGTTTTTGACCAGCTTGGATGTCATATCATCCCTCAGAGACGCAGTTACACTGCTATTGAGAGCTCAAGGTGTACCAACtgaaggggaaggacggcACCAACAGCTGAATGACTACGAACAGAACGTATCAAGGAAACAGGCAATGGATGTCATGGTCAGCACAGGCGCATTCAGTTGCCACCCACAAGCATATGAATCGCTTCTGAAAACTggcgagagaacgaagggtGGCAAGCGGTTGCCCGGAGGAGAGAGCCCAGGCATTGCAAATTGCGTGGGCATTATAGCAGACGAACATATGTCCCGTGAGGAACACGCTGGAGCCGTAaaggcagacagaagagaacatCCATGTCTGACCGAGACAGTACAGGACAAAATAAGCTCTTCAAGACACCCCGCAGGTGAACAAGAACGTAGAAGAGGAACACTCGAGTGCTGCACCCACTCTTTGAACAGCGACTATGAGTTGTCAATTTGCAAAGCACTTCTTATGCTGCAGCATATCGGTGGTCCGGAAGAAAGCAAGCCTATGGGAGTGGATCCGCCGCTTGGCGGATTTCCACTTTTGTCACAAGAACGTggctcgtttcctctcggcGTTGTCGACGATGGCGGGCCCGCGCACCTCAGACAGGGAAGACAGCGCAGTCCCGAGTTGGAACCGATAGCAACACAACCACTGTCACAACACCTGAGAACAACCACAGATGGAGCAGGTGACAGGCATGCCGGTGCCGAAGCATGTTGCTCCAGCTTTGACCAGTTGCAAGCCATGAGAATCCGAGGGAAGGCAGGAGACGGGGCGCCGGCATCCGACTTGGGTCTATCATTTGCCTCATTCACCTTGGATAAAATGAAGAATTCTGTAGATCAATCGGAGACAAAAAAGCATGTTAGAACGGTGGACTTGATGCAAATGTTATTGAAGGTTAGATTACTTCGACAGGCCCATCTGCTACTCCGAGCGGACGTGCTGGTGATGCGGAAACAGCAGGGGCTACAGCAGGAGAGACTTAACAGAGCCCTCCAAGCGGCTGTCAAAAGGCATGGTAAGCGGATTTGATGACCATTCTACCTTGACATGGTGACAGGCCACCGATGAGACCATCGTAGAAAAGGCGAGCGAGCATGTCTTAGACCTTCTCGCATCGGCAGTTGGGGCAACAGCACCCTTTGTATTTCCCATGAAGGTCTTCATACCTTTAAGTGAATGTTCCTCATCAGAGTCCATACAGGTTGAGGTCTCGCCAATGTTTtcctgtgtgtgtgcatgcagagtcagagagagatTCTCTCCTATGCAGACTCCAGAAGCTGGCCTCATTGTTGCAAAAGAAGTGACCACCGGAAACAACTCTTGTTTCGGGCATACTATTGAAGAGGAATGCCTTTTAACAGAAGGAACCAAGGGGACTCGACTGGAAAGGGCGCTTGCAGTTCCGAAACATATTCCTCTTGGACCTCGTGGAACACGAATTAATTCTAAgtgctctcctctcctgcaTTCGGTGAGGGTGTGTTTTCGTGGAAGTTAGAATGATACACAGAGTGTGTCGATGCTGTCGAGCTCCTCTAGTGGTGTTGTGTCTCCTGTGAAGGATCGTTGCTTTCGTATGGGGGATATTGCTGAAAGACAGACTCTTCTGGTAAACGGAAAGGGGGATGCGCGTCTTGTAACTACGGTGACCAGAGACTTCAGGATAAAGTAGGCTTGTTTCTGTTCCCATTAATTGCTTTTACACCTGCTCTTAGACTGCGTGTGATTTGTGTGGCAGGCGTTTATCAAATTAGTAAACAAATGCCAGGTCAACAATAATTCTATTCGTATATTCCGTACACGCTAACATTAGGTAGGAGACTATGAAAGTCCTCGGCGGTTTCAAATACTTCTCTCATCGGGAAAGACTTGTGAAGCATTTAAGGGACTTCGCACTGAAGGGCGTTTTTCCCGTAAATAGCTACTGCATGCCGTGATTCAAGAAGAGTGAACGACACCGAAGCAAAAACCATCGCCCGACTACACAAGAATTGCCGCCCGTACCAGTGCAGTCTGGTACTGAAAACAACACGGCGGACCAGACTGGCGTTTTttggtttttctttcctgttggAGTGGTGTGTACCCCCGCATGGGTGTGCATAACACAATAATTTACGACACTAATGGGGTGCAGGGAAACAGCAGTCTCAATTTGCATCAATCATCATGCCGGCTGAGGCCATTAAGGTGTGATGTTGCAGCGAAGGCTCCTCTATGTGGCAGATCTGGCTAGTGCGTCTCTTATAATTTTTTGTTCTCCCTCAGGAGATAACAGTTCGCAAGTTCGTGATCCAGTTGCTGCGTGACGCAgttcctgtgcatgcattcggTTCGACCTGGTTGTTGGCCGTGAATGGTGAAGGCTGATGTTTGCATGTCGTTGAAATCCTCACTGCTGATGAGGTGGTTGGAGCAGGTGTTAAGCTGCCCACGTCTGTTCAATGATGGTAGAAGGGGACTCGTCACTGCTGATTTTTCGAGGAACAGTTGCAGCAAATGTTTTCCAAAGAACTCCGAGCTGACCCCGTATCCGGCGAAGATGAGTGCCAACACGAGGGAGGCGTCGTGAGCGTCTGCCGTTGCCGTCAAAAGCTAGTTGAGAACGGTTCCGGCGCACACGCGTGGATCAAGAATGACA
This Toxoplasma gondii ME49 chromosome VIII, whole genome shotgun sequence DNA region includes the following protein-coding sequences:
- a CDS encoding hypothetical protein (encoded by transcript TGME49_271600), with the protein product MTDVFDRPPDDYSKSRGIQITMIPTEREGRQPEEADGRLPEQHARSSSKVHDGGHCTEAGDMVDWSREQAIANQRNDKHENFLSSGGREDALPFACEEDMPEGGLQAHDEADNRATEAKLGSSLSSFSSLEEAFLTSLDVISSLRDAVTLLLRAQGVPTEGEGRHQQLNDYEQNVSRKQAMDVMVSTGAFSCHPQAYESLLKTGERTKGGKRLPGGESPGIANCVGIIADEHMSREEHAGAVKADRREHPCLTETVQDKISSSRHPAGEQERRRGTLECCTHSLNSDYELSICKALLMLQHIGGPEESKPMGVDPPLGGFPLLSQERGSFPLGVVDDGGPAHLRQGRQRSPELEPIATQPLSQHLRTTTDGAGDRHAGAEACCSSFDQLQAMRIRGKAGDGAPASDLGLSFASFTLDKMKNSVDQSETKKHVRTVDLMQMLLKVRLLRQAHLLLRADVLVMRKQQGLQQERLNRALQAAVKRHESERDSLLCRLQKLASLLQKK
- a CDS encoding pyrroline-5-carboxylate reductase (encoded by transcript TGME49_271610) — its product is MCCGTILSQTLSLMLTLVRWCISHVRTTVNRHLWGNAKRLRGERRFRSPSHRSVVGSKAVYKKEPGCPSPPRKCCAPAASKHRQQDENRMTERIRKKIAFIGAGTMAFALAKGFTSSKRVLPSEITMLVRNEAARNHAIENGYLAVHTLEELDPMDIIFISVTATEALDLVRSFAPVIDGSHHLIISISIGVSLSKLVETVTEEKEKHGQKVEGNRRIARLLPNVACQSGHGVSVFCLGPDCSHDDGHTIMNLLTTCGVCYRIEERYMDASAALAGSGPAFVFMLLDALSDAGVKNGLPRVVASSLAIDMVKGSAGFARAKQSVKTLGELKEETIVPGGATITGLTELDRHGFVNSVIQAVEQCMIPADPDTNLL